The following coding sequences are from one Thermocrinis jamiesonii window:
- a CDS encoding response regulator transcription factor: MKILIVSFDKNLTKQLKKVLEDHEVIDVRNGEEALNLTSQDFDVIIYDAISGAISEEDINNMYEQRFKDAKFIVLVDDLFPVNEKNLKPDKKLLITREHAVNKILDAIEKPLEESTEMLLPLLPELEIERHTLIEEGPSPLQEQWLNQERTIAPKRRISIVSFDSTLIDSITSLLPKDLEVYPVRSFRNLEEVLKDQDLVVFDAISGLTAKRRLMELSKDPNLSSKPFIILVDELFSIDVEDIPLARKYAVLRADSPEKISQKIMEVLTSDLGPVLKEEEPEPLERIWESFETLKVEESVSSVEENLEETIPPWEKEEIQLEEIPSALEGYEPVSSVQNQAIIPIEGKKIEETTYRADIGPIDEIVKSALREKISAESLEVAIKEEVRRTIESALQENILREAIRQAVEEKLTELIKSVPLEAIIKEVTYKVLQERLRELIT, from the coding sequence ATGAAAATCTTGATAGTGTCCTTTGATAAAAACCTGACAAAGCAGCTAAAAAAGGTATTAGAGGATCATGAAGTAATAGATGTTAGAAATGGTGAAGAAGCCCTTAACCTTACTTCTCAGGATTTTGATGTGATTATTTACGATGCTATTTCTGGAGCAATTTCTGAAGAGGACATAAATAACATGTACGAGCAAAGGTTTAAAGACGCAAAATTTATAGTATTGGTGGATGATCTTTTCCCTGTGAACGAAAAAAATCTTAAGCCTGATAAGAAGTTATTGATAACAAGAGAACATGCAGTAAATAAGATCCTAGATGCTATTGAAAAACCCTTAGAAGAAAGCACAGAAATGCTCCTGCCTTTACTTCCTGAACTTGAGATTGAAAGGCACACGCTAATAGAAGAAGGTCCTTCTCCTTTGCAGGAGCAATGGCTAAATCAAGAAAGGACCATCGCGCCAAAGAGAAGAATATCCATAGTCTCCTTTGATAGCACGCTTATTGATAGTATTACTTCTTTACTTCCTAAGGATTTAGAGGTGTATCCTGTAAGATCTTTCAGGAATTTAGAGGAAGTTTTAAAAGATCAGGATCTTGTAGTGTTTGATGCCATATCTGGACTCACCGCTAAAAGACGGTTGATGGAACTATCAAAGGATCCGAACCTATCCTCTAAGCCATTTATAATTCTGGTAGATGAGTTGTTTAGCATAGATGTAGAAGATATCCCACTTGCCAGAAAATATGCGGTCCTTAGGGCAGATAGTCCAGAAAAAATATCTCAGAAGATAATGGAGGTGCTAACTTCGGATTTGGGTCCCGTGCTTAAAGAAGAAGAGCCAGAACCTCTGGAAAGGATATGGGAAAGTTTCGAAACATTGAAGGTTGAAGAAAGTGTAAGCTCAGTGGAAGAAAACCTTGAAGAAACTATACCTCCTTGGGAAAAGGAAGAAATACAATTGGAGGAAATTCCTTCTGCACTGGAGGGATATGAGCCTGTTTCATCTGTCCAAAACCAAGCGATCATTCCCATCGAAGGTAAAAAAATAGAAGAAACGACATATAGAGCAGATATTGGCCCAATTGATGAAATCGTTAAAAGCGCTTTGAGGGAAAAAATAAGCGCAGAAAGTCTGGAAGTTGCCATTAAAGAAGAAGTAAGAAGGACCATAGAATCTGCCCTTCAAGAAAACATCCTCAGGGAGGCAATCCGTCAGGCTGTCGAAGAAAAGCTGACTGAATTGATCAAGTCTGTTCCTTTAGAGGCTATAATCAAAGAGGTAACTTATAAGGTTCTTCAAGAAAGGCTAAGAGAACTGATTACTTAA
- a CDS encoding TldD/PmbA family protein has product MENFRKWVETALGSGYEYEVYLESTEKLLVETSNEQPENLSKSKELGLGIRVIKDFKQGFAYTTEVSQDSVIKCVKKAVESLELTPKDEGFVLNKNPSKIELKTIYDSEGTSISVDDRIEMLINLERLAKRFDRRIVGSRKSSLKELKVEVYCLNSYGLEYSYKTTYFSCFTSALAVENGEETISYEYRAGRFIKDIDFEEMAKDVSFKAVSQLGASSYETKVIPVVFFRDSAALLLEAFSPMFLGDSLVKDKTMLKGKENTTVGSPMLTIIDDGLLENGLGSLELDAEGIPSRRNLVIEKGVFKGFLHSLYTAVKCGVEPTGNSVRNSFKSLPTSGIRNLYIEKGTYSLDDLLNAYDETFLVLDLMGLHTVDPISGDFSLGASGIILKRGKKEKAVRGVVIGGNVMDLWTKLIGLGDDLRMYGHVGSPSLLIEGITVGS; this is encoded by the coding sequence GTGGAAAACTTTAGAAAGTGGGTAGAGACAGCCTTAGGGAGCGGATACGAATATGAGGTGTATTTAGAAAGCACAGAAAAGCTGTTGGTTGAAACTTCAAATGAGCAACCGGAAAATCTTTCTAAGTCAAAAGAGTTAGGTTTAGGTATTAGAGTTATAAAAGATTTCAAGCAAGGTTTTGCCTATACGACGGAAGTATCTCAAGATTCCGTAATAAAGTGTGTGAAAAAGGCTGTGGAATCCTTAGAACTGACTCCAAAGGATGAAGGCTTTGTATTGAACAAAAATCCATCAAAGATTGAGCTAAAGACAATTTACGATAGCGAAGGCACCTCAATCAGTGTGGATGATAGGATAGAAATGTTAATAAATCTTGAAAGATTAGCCAAGAGATTTGACAGGAGGATAGTTGGTTCAAGAAAGAGTAGTCTAAAGGAGCTGAAGGTGGAGGTGTATTGTTTGAATTCTTACGGTCTTGAATACAGTTACAAAACTACCTATTTTTCGTGTTTTACGTCTGCTTTGGCGGTGGAGAATGGAGAGGAGACAATCTCTTACGAGTACAGAGCTGGAAGATTCATAAAGGACATAGACTTTGAAGAAATGGCAAAAGATGTTTCCTTCAAGGCGGTTTCTCAGCTTGGAGCGTCCTCTTACGAAACAAAAGTAATCCCTGTGGTATTCTTTAGAGACTCGGCTGCTTTACTTTTGGAAGCTTTCAGCCCCATGTTTCTTGGAGATTCATTGGTAAAGGATAAGACTATGCTCAAAGGTAAGGAAAATACGACAGTAGGAAGTCCAATGCTAACCATAATAGATGATGGTTTGTTAGAAAACGGTTTAGGATCCTTAGAGTTAGACGCAGAAGGTATTCCTTCCCGTAGAAATCTGGTGATAGAGAAGGGGGTTTTTAAGGGGTTTTTGCATAGTTTATATACTGCGGTTAAATGTGGTGTGGAACCTACAGGAAATTCTGTAAGGAACAGTTTTAAAAGCTTGCCCACCTCTGGAATAAGAAACCTATACATAGAAAAAGGAACATACTCTTTGGACGATTTGTTGAATGCATATGATGAGACTTTTTTGGTATTAGATCTTATGGGATTGCACACGGTTGATCCAATTTCTGGAGACTTTTCCTTAGGAGCTTCTGGTATAATCTTAAAGAGGGGTAAAAAGGAAAAAGCGGTAAGAGGGGTAGTTATTGGGGGGAATGTTATGGACCTTTGGACTAAATTGATTGGATTAGGAGATGATCTTAGAATGTATGGGCATGTTGGCTCGCCCTCTTTACTGATTGAAGGTATAACAGTTGGGAGCTAA
- a CDS encoding ABC transporter substrate-binding protein — MKEVLYAIVFLFIVFLPFHMLSSPKGQAISMKFSDPNTFETLVGKEGGTLYFILNGDPKTLNPVLAQETTSTAVISDVFSGLTKINLKTMEYEPDLAESIEVLEGGRKYIVKLKKNVKWNDGKDFDAEDVIFTYKSVYLNKDIPNSTADMLRGVLKDEKDVENFVRLIDRYTVEFNLPKAFAPFLGVLSAPILPKHKLEVFVKEGSFMQAWNVNTKPEEIVGTGPYRIKRYVKGQLVEYEANPYYYEKDPEGKRLPYIKRKVGYIVQDPDTALLMFSTEKVDYIGVRPTDLLTLSKLRNTTLFDLGPTPSTTFLVFNQNPQADIAKHKLEWFKNSEFRRAVSMAIDRFGISVLVYNGLAQPLYGPITPASKPYYTEELFPEIPYDLRKAREILESIGFKDRNGDGWLEDKNGNTLEIVLLTNAGNKEREAMGNMIKQDLEKIGIKVLFRPIDFNALVQRLTTPPYQWEAVIIGLTGSLDPHFGRNVWHSSGTLHMWNPRQKSPATDWEKRVDELFDLASSTTDKEERIKLYREAYKIIAQEQPLIFLVTPKSMLSVRNKFENFFPTVWGQYKEEYMFVK, encoded by the coding sequence ATGAAGGAGGTTTTGTATGCAATCGTATTTTTGTTTATAGTATTTCTACCATTTCATATGCTCTCTTCTCCAAAAGGTCAAGCTATAAGCATGAAATTCTCCGATCCAAATACCTTTGAAACTTTGGTAGGCAAAGAGGGAGGGACGCTTTACTTTATTCTGAACGGCGATCCCAAAACCCTTAATCCAGTCTTAGCTCAAGAAACCACATCCACCGCAGTCATATCGGACGTCTTCAGCGGTCTAACTAAGATAAACCTCAAAACCATGGAATATGAACCGGACCTTGCGGAAAGTATAGAAGTTCTTGAAGGGGGAAGAAAGTATATAGTGAAACTGAAAAAAAACGTCAAGTGGAACGACGGAAAAGATTTTGACGCAGAGGATGTGATCTTTACCTACAAAAGCGTTTATCTTAACAAAGACATACCCAACTCCACCGCAGACATGCTAAGGGGTGTTTTAAAAGATGAAAAGGATGTGGAAAACTTTGTAAGGCTCATAGACAGATACACCGTTGAGTTCAACCTTCCAAAAGCTTTTGCACCCTTCCTTGGTGTTCTTTCTGCTCCAATCCTCCCAAAGCACAAGCTGGAAGTCTTTGTCAAAGAAGGTAGTTTCATGCAAGCCTGGAACGTAAATACAAAGCCAGAAGAGATAGTGGGGACAGGACCATACAGAATAAAAAGATACGTAAAAGGGCAATTGGTAGAATACGAAGCAAACCCTTACTATTATGAGAAGGACCCAGAGGGTAAAAGATTACCTTACATAAAAAGAAAGGTAGGATACATAGTCCAAGATCCGGACACCGCCCTGCTTATGTTCTCCACCGAAAAGGTAGATTACATAGGAGTTAGACCAACTGATCTGCTGACCCTATCCAAGCTAAGGAATACCACCCTGTTTGACCTTGGACCAACGCCATCTACAACCTTTTTAGTTTTTAATCAAAATCCGCAGGCGGACATAGCAAAGCATAAACTGGAATGGTTTAAAAACTCCGAATTCCGAAGGGCAGTATCCATGGCTATAGATAGATTTGGTATAAGCGTGCTTGTTTACAACGGATTGGCTCAGCCTCTGTATGGACCAATAACTCCTGCCAGCAAACCTTACTATACAGAAGAACTCTTTCCAGAAATCCCTTACGACCTAAGAAAGGCAAGGGAAATTCTTGAAAGCATTGGCTTTAAAGACAGGAACGGAGATGGATGGTTAGAGGACAAAAACGGAAACACTTTAGAGATCGTTCTTCTCACAAATGCGGGCAACAAAGAAAGGGAAGCTATGGGAAACATGATAAAGCAGGATTTAGAAAAGATAGGCATAAAGGTCCTATTCAGACCTATAGACTTCAACGCCTTAGTGCAAAGGCTAACCACACCACCCTATCAGTGGGAAGCGGTGATAATAGGTCTAACCGGTTCCTTAGACCCACACTTTGGTAGGAACGTGTGGCACTCTTCCGGAACTCTTCATATGTGGAATCCAAGACAGAAAAGCCCTGCTACCGATTGGGAAAAAAGGGTTGATGAACTCTTTGATTTAGCATCTTCCACTACAGACAAGGAAGAGAGAATAAAACTATACAGAGAAGCATACAAAATTATAGCCCAAGAACAACCGCTTATCTTCTTAGTTACTCCCAAAAGCATGCTTTCGGTTCGCAACAAGTTCGAAAATTTTTTCCCCACAGTTTGGGGACAATACAAGGAAGAATACATGTTTGTTAAGTAA
- the dxr gene encoding 1-deoxy-D-xylulose-5-phosphate reductoisomerase: MIKLGIIGSTGSVGSQTLDVIRAYRNEFELVGIVAKRASEKLLEQAKEFKPKFVVSYEEPSKDWLLSLPKECKYLKQEEGLLAVIEESERVLNAVAGIDGLLPTFYTLSKDKILLASNKESIVCLESLVKEKSEKVIPVDSEHNAIFQLLSMVKREDITKIYLTASGGPFKDTPVEELSKVKPEQALRHPRWNMGKKITVDSATLMNKGIELLEAKVLFNIDPDLIEIVIHPQSVVHGAIKLKDGSFIFQVSQTDMRIPIMNALFYPKRPFNPFNQADILELSPITFERIDRNKFEAIELCEWVARVGGVYVPVLLGADERAVELFLEEKITFDAIVPLIREVLSSVSIQDPKTLEEIKYAVEWGYRKVDELVLKRVL, encoded by the coding sequence ATGATAAAGCTGGGCATAATTGGTTCTACTGGGTCAGTGGGAAGTCAAACCCTTGATGTAATTAGGGCTTACAGGAACGAGTTTGAATTGGTAGGTATTGTAGCAAAGAGGGCATCTGAAAAGCTTTTAGAACAAGCAAAAGAATTTAAGCCAAAGTTTGTTGTTTCCTATGAAGAACCTTCAAAGGATTGGCTCTTAAGTTTGCCCAAAGAATGTAAGTATCTAAAGCAAGAAGAGGGTCTTTTGGCTGTAATAGAGGAGTCGGAGAGAGTTTTAAATGCGGTAGCTGGCATAGATGGACTTTTACCCACTTTTTATACACTTTCTAAGGACAAAATCCTTCTTGCAAGTAACAAAGAATCCATAGTCTGTTTAGAAAGTTTGGTAAAAGAAAAGTCCGAAAAGGTTATACCGGTAGATAGCGAACATAACGCAATCTTTCAACTTCTTTCTATGGTAAAAAGGGAAGATATAACCAAGATCTATCTAACCGCTTCTGGAGGACCATTCAAGGACACACCTGTTGAAGAGCTATCAAAGGTAAAGCCAGAGCAAGCCCTTCGCCATCCAAGGTGGAACATGGGAAAAAAGATCACCGTAGATTCTGCAACGCTTATGAATAAAGGCATAGAACTTTTGGAAGCAAAGGTCCTTTTCAACATAGATCCAGACCTTATAGAGATAGTTATACATCCCCAAAGTGTGGTGCATGGTGCCATAAAGCTGAAGGATGGTAGTTTTATATTTCAAGTTTCCCAGACGGACATGAGAATACCCATAATGAACGCCCTTTTCTATCCAAAAAGACCTTTTAATCCTTTCAATCAGGCAGATATCCTTGAACTCTCTCCGATTACCTTTGAAAGGATAGATAGAAACAAGTTTGAGGCTATAGAGCTTTGTGAATGGGTCGCAAGAGTAGGTGGTGTTTATGTTCCAGTGCTTCTTGGTGCGGACGAAAGAGCTGTGGAGCTTTTCTTAGAAGAAAAGATAACTTTTGATGCAATTGTGCCTTTGATTAGAGAGGTGCTCTCCAGCGTAAGCATACAAGACCCGAAAACTTTGGAGGAGATAAAATACGCAGTGGAGTGGGGCTACAGAAAGGTAGATGAGCTTGTGTTAAAAAGGGTGCTATGA